The nucleotide window cctcggaggtcctaggggcctcgacctcgccctcggtggcctcagcaatTGAAGGCACCTTGACTTCACCTAGCTCGAGGGCCTTGGCCTCACGGggcgtaggcgcctcctcccTCGCTTGCTTCATGGCTACCTTAGTAGtctctccttgggcgaccggctcctttgggtcagcCCTGGCCGATGCCGCACCACGCTGTATGGCGGCCTGCACCTCCACCACCCATCGGGCGGTGGAgatggtgctcaccttgagcaccttaTGTGGTGCCAGGGCGAGTGCTTCCGCCTGATGCTTTCGACTAAAGACAAAACACTTActtggtcagcatacgaccaaagaacgagtggAAGATGCTATAAACTCCACTGataaaacacttacctcgaacggggacacaaTAGCTTCCACACTACGTCCCTCATCCTCTGcaatggcagtggcagtggcggtggcatGGCCCCCATGTCCGCTAGTGCCGACCGGCCCTCGATGGGCTCCgacgccccctcgaccctctatgGAGGCTGTTGGGTCGCCCCCACTGACGCCCATTCCACCTCCGCCGTTGAGCCCACTAGGCTAACGATGTGCTTCCCCAACGCCCGtgtctcgggcgtgtcggcctcagccccggggcgggcgatcgtcagccccgaggcatcctctcctcctcctcctagagacgTTGGGCCGCTCATCGATGCCCCAAGCGCTGTCCCCCTgacgttagggagatggtccaaaCGGCCCTGCCCTGCCTCGCTCTTGTCGTCATCACCCGAAGAATCCATCGATGACGGTGACAGAGACGGCTCCTCTGAGAGACCATCGTGCCTCTGTTGCTGGCGACGTTTCTCCTGCTCATCacgctcgaggctcttcctcttgcgccttgccttcttggcatcctttcgcTCCTTGTATGCCTCGGCGTGTGCCCTGTTCGCCGCCCACCGCTCTGCAACCTCAGGAACGGgcagcggggaggctcgcacatccctcatcccctataggaatggcaacacaaataagggaatagATTGAAAAggtaaggagcaaggaggcctcgggggccacagtggcgcgtgacttaccagagagatgtaccctcacgacgggcgcatcgggaatgaGGTCAGATCACTGCTCCTCTGCTGCCCCTCCACCATTTCTCTCACTTGACGCAGAACCTCCTTATCGGAAAGGGTGATGGCGGACAACTGGATGCCGTCGATCGGCTCACCCGGTGTCATCTTGAATAGGCGTTGCCGCTGAGCCattagcggcagcaccctccggtggtggaatgCTGCCACGACCATGGCCGCCATGAGGCCGCAGCTAcacagcctctccagcgccttcaGGAGTAGCTGCCGCTTAGGCTGATCAACCAACCAGAtgccatacctccacctctccgaTGGGCTCTCCATGACCCGCCCGATATAAGGGGGAAGCCTGCCGTCATCATTatagaggtagaaccagctgttgtactaGTGGCGGCTGGACGACATgagctgggctgggatgtagaagggctacctgtcttggcgcacttggagagtgcaccgccggccctcaacgccttccgCATGCCCATCGTGCCCACCGGCTTGGTGTTGAGCCCTGCTATAAtgcctctggtgttttgacctagcactaaaacttgacatgtcatcatatgcattgcaaagcattcataaagtagaaaattttgaatgcattcactaaataagctttatttcataagttgttattttatgtgatgtgattcaaactctaaataaagatcatgaccacaagggtcaaatttcatgtgatcatatgaggccatgtgtcatttgactcaaataaccctaatgggccatgttactagtcaaaaatcaaagttaaagtaaaagggtaaacaaatcaaatttgaattcaaactcaaATCATAAAAatcttttgccccttttgtctaattcaaaatccatttgaaatttggggttgtgacaaaaagcaaagttgaagattattttataaggatcaactttggtattcaaagtttttcaagtttacatataaaatttggagtaattttgaaatgattcaaatactcaaatgcaccccaaattcaaatttcaaaatggaggtagaatttgaaaatgttcattaaagaaaagttgtagagtttgaaaagttgagcaattttcatttttggagattttcaacttctttagaaaaattgtgagtaatttgcaaaataaacgcagtggcaattctataaatatttcaaaaaaatCAAGTTGGCAACAGGGCGCCACTGCCCCACCGCCGGTGTCCTTTCTCCAACCTTCTAGGCACGCTCGTGCCCGCCCTCGGCTTCGTGCTAGCATGGGGTGCACACTGCGTGTCGTTCCTGCGTGctcctggccgcgctataaagcctaGACGTCATCgtttgcttttcttccttccctctgttttcctgATGCCACCGCCTCAACTCTGGCGAGCTTCCCTCACCTCCTCAGCGCAAGATAGCCCTGGAAAAGCAATGTCCCAGTTTCGCCTGCTCCTTGCACCTCCAACTGACCTGTTGTTACCACTTGATTTCACCGGGAACCGCCGCTAGcgactcttcttcctcgcggtcggcgacctcgaccgaaactccgattcaccgtggccagcatcatctggtgagctgttgcccttgcttgttgtctctataGCTTTGTCTCGATGATGTAGTGCTTAATCTACTCTTGCTTGgttgttttgcccactgcagttgtcggaacaccgtcgtcgacgaggtccgctccgccatgatcactgtcaccgtcgaaacgcatcaccatagcttctctggtctcgctcgttgcttcaacacattcggggtgagccactgatgcttcctgaactctttGTTTCACCGCTGCCGGCCTTGTTTTGCCGGCGtaacgctgccgtgccaccgcgtccgccatggctggcgttagccttgttccgtgtcgtaatcaacctccgaaatgccacagatcgatgcgcctagttcttAGGaacgttttggtactttggccgtcgctgttgggctcaccgtcggcgagttagcgccggtcagcgccgttgtTGCCGCGGTCAAAGCCGGTGGTTAGGGATGACAAgcggggccggctgtcagtgagagagagagagagagaatagtgagattttgatatttctgaattttgaatagtgcagtaaatttggaaatttataagaaaataatcatagctccaaaaattttgaaaatttgtgtgtagcttctgtacatgttctaataTGGTTtcaaaatatgaaacttgaaatttgaataaatttttaatgtgcaaaaattcagtcaattaattgataaatgcaatttctatgattttttagGCCACtctataattccaaaaattatgaaatttgttttggtacactaatttgtcatgaggaagcttacataaaattttgaggtcatttggaacaagttcatttttgggcttatttccaaattaattcaaaaataaataaaagcaaaccctaagtgtaagattagtgtttgatcttgttttggtcatgttttgtgaccagtagggtttcaaggtcagtttggtcaagtcaatTGTGTGGttttgatggtagaattgcaagttggttttgttggcttataactgtaccgtgaaggacagttgtattcgaggtgttgttatatttcaagcaccatgaaagcatcatgtttacattatcattatGTTGAagaatatgttattatttcgtgtagaatccgagagtgaaatgatcctagttgagcaagttgtggaagaatccccgattgtcacaggattcgataattgtggtactgatctagAACCTGAGATCGtgaacgaaggcaagccccgatttatgcattaaaccattaccttgtttactttgaaaagtttatcacctatgttacttattgcattaagttgatttattcaaatgttacctacttgatgcattgcctatcttgttaattgtttaccatccttgaagatgattttatttacaaaggcatagaatgcttagtatgcttatggtaggttttcaaagtaaaagtttcgatacaatcaaagatggcatactggccaaataaagaaagaaggtagaatgaactagagactagtcagatgacttatcttgaatgttgggtaatgttgccgactatgtcgcttaaaggccactcattgtggatcttctgaacgagacactttgtagtactggtcacatactccggtaagcctacttcggctaatccgatactaagatgaatgcccacgcactgggagtggagagatggcaggagtagcatgtaccctcgtggctggaatgtggccggatttgaggtgtgctgtgctctcgagtggcgtggagacggcttagtataggaggatccggtagtgaggttgatatatgcaagattaagttctacatatgtcgtgtgataaggaatccccagctgggacttgaatcaattcaaattgccggtgctccgtggatatggagacttgattcattacaaaagcaatgtaggactagtgaattactaaaatttgagaaaaggaatggaatgaaaaggattggaatatgaggaatgtacatttagtttgagataatgaactaaaaggacttagaggtaaaacttgaaaatagaatgaagagtAGTAAGCATTTTGgcaaaagaacttttgaatcttgctacatccttaccttgccccaacacctgcatctctaaagtattTCACCCCTATTACGtcaggtcagtcttgttgagtacctttgtactcagggtttgttaacccttattgtaggtgagtcgcatgcacaggcttgttttggtccctgctgcatgtctgtgtttgaagtcaatgataatgaggaatgatgaatggcctttggacaaggcactagtttgtatgataaataaagttaatgtaatattatcccgctactatggttgtatgacacttatggttttgtaagtttgaaacaactggtttggaaactatgttatcttaagacttccgctatatttcactctgatgtatatatttgaataaactgttgtaatctgcaatggctgtgattgggatcctgttcgaaaaagattcatgcatgattcgggtttcccgaggacacccgacagacctgttaaattattgggaactcgtgtacgctattcgaggtctgttaagacaatgataggtgcacgtgggcccgatttcttaggaggttctgccacagctcgtatcagagcaggtcctatctaagatcattgtaggttactttggaaaaccttcaaattgatttggatcaaagaaagtaaacttggtattttaaatttcaaatttctttcttcttacctttgatctagcctcaatcttatcttatttgaaagtttgtggcggataatatgattaggtttgtcctatgtactagaaatctagtacttttgattatataaatcttttgtacctagattcgtaagatcgattcatgcatcatgcttgaacactttgcataataattccccttaaaaatGGTtaggtaagtaatgtcaatcccattcttgctaacctccattatcctcaagctattcttatagtcctaccctaaattctacaggctatggcaaagactaagataaccgcacgcaagtccaccggacctcatggagtccctcatcaccagttggcaccacgaaaccacgagcttggtgaaggaagttccaagaccctaggagatgaaggatcttcaagcaatcccaccaacatcgagaaccttaccaaggagctcaacactcttcgtcgaactcatgccaaagatcaagaagagctggcggaaattcaaaggggtatcaccatggccatggagctgtggaatgaagcctagacacgagaAGATGTGTCcgaagacagcattcactacccgatatggtctatatgagtatctagtcatgtcttttgggctgaccaatgccccggctcatttcatgtacctaatgaactcagttttcatgcctgagttggataagtttgtagtggtgttcattgatgacatttttatctattctaagagcaaagaggaacatgcgaaacatctccgcattgttctacaaagattaagagaccaccaattatatgacaaattcagtaaatgtgcattctagTTAGAAGAAGTataatttctaggtcatgtgttatctgctaaaggtatagctgttgatccgagcaaggtagaagaagtccttaactggaaagcacctacaactgttcatcaagtttgaagttttctaggggttggtagggtattatcgtcagttcatccctgacttctccagaattgcgaagccaattactggactgctgaaaaatcaaactaagtttgtatggtcaacagaatgtgagaaggcctttcaaacattaaagaagttgctgacaactgcactaatattagcacaacctgatatcgagaggtcgtttgatatctattgtgatgcatctggaattggtattggctatgttcttatgcaagaaggtagagtcatagcatatgcttccagacaactcaagaagcatgaagaacattatcccacccatgatcttgaattagccattgttgttcatgcactcaaggtttggcgacattatttattagggtaatatctatcatatctatacggatcacaaaagtttgaaatatatcttcactcagtcagagttgaatataaggcaaagaagatggttagaacttatcaaagattatgacttagaagtgcattatcatccgggcaaggctaatgtggttgccgatgcctgtgagtcacaagagtcattgccattgtctgactgtgaaacatatgcaacgaacattgtgtcaagagatggagcatctaaatttacaaatcatagaacaaggttccctgtccaatattgcagttgagtccactatcaaagatcagatcattgctgctcaacggaaaagtaagggtatagcccatatcaaagataaagtcagatctagaaaaccaacatgtttcaagattgatgaatctgatgttgtatggttcaaggatagattggtagtacccaaaaatctagagctgcgaaagcagattcttgatgaagcccaTTCTacagatactccattcatccaaggtagcaacaaaatgtatcatgatctgagaaagagatattagtggaccaaaatgaaaatagaaatagctcaatatgtggccaaatgtgatacttgtcagagagtcaaagcagttcacatgaagactataggtccattacattccttgctagttccatcttggaagtaggGAAGATATcatgtatggacttcatcgtgggattgcctaggacatctataggccacaattcaatatgggttattgttgatcgcctaaccaagatagctcatttcttaccggtcagagataaatatcgagcagaactagtatgcaaggctttatcttgatagaatcttcagtatgcatggggcacccaagaccattgtctctgacagagggtcattgttcatatccaagttttggaaaagtctacatgagtctttgggaactaaacttatccatagttctgcttatcatccgcaaatagatGGATAGACtcaaagggtaaatcaaattcttgaagatatcttaagagcatgtgtcctttcctatggtgctaaatgggatgaatgtcttcccttagctgaattctcatataacaatagccattaagagagcattaaaatggcaccattcgaagcattgtatggtcgTAGATGCCAGACACCGTTAAATTAGGTCAGAAGTTGGAGaatgttggttctttggaccggatgtggtcaaggaagctaaagagaaagttaaattcatacaagccaatatgaaggtagctcaatcccgatagcaaagctatgctgataagaggagacgaccgctagaattcaaagtgggagatcatgtctacctcaaggtatcaccaatgaaaggagttcatcattttgggattcggggaaagttggcgccccgttatgttagtccttttcaaatccaataatgatgtggaccggtcgcctatcgcgttaagctaccagatcacatgtcagttgtgcatgatatcttccatgtatcccagttaaagaagtgtcttcaagtacctaaccaagtgatcgactttgatgatgtagaactagaacctaatttgacttatgctgagtaccccattagagtcttagatcaaaaagatcgagtcactcaaagacgtacaatcaagttctataaagtataatggaatcaacacaccgaagatgaagctacttgggagtccgaggattacttagaagaaaactttcctgacttcttcgcttctatctagttgcaataccttgtctatattgtaacttgtttcTTTTGTTAATAGAATGGAAAAACccttcactagccttttgaataaagttatgatgtgttagcttgacacatttcctttttcattacttagccttaggttttaaatctcgggatgagatttctttaagggggaagggttgtaacacctctggtgttttgacctagcactaaaacttgatatgtcatcatatgcattgcaaagcattcataaagtagaaaattttggatgcattcactaaataagctttatttcataagttgttattttatgtgatatgattcaaactctaaataaagatcatgaccacaaggatcaaatttcatgtgatcatgtgaggccatgtgtcatttgactcaaataaccctaatgggccatgttactagtcaaaaatcaaagttaaagtaaaaaggtaaacaaatcaaatttgaattcaaattcaaatcataaaaatcctttttgccccttttgtctaattcaaaatccatttggaatttggggttgtgacaaaaagcaaagttgaagcttattttataaggatcaactttggtattcaaagtttttcaagtttacatataaaatttggagtaattttgaaatgattcaaatactcaaatgcaccccaaattcaaatttcaaaatggaggtagaatttgaaaatgttcattaaagcaaagttgtagagtttgaaaagttgagcaatttttatttttggagattttcaacttcttcagaaaaattgtgagtaatttgcaaaataaatgcagtggtaattctgtaaatatttcaaaaaaatcaagttggcaacagggcgccaccgccccaccgccggcgtcctttctctggCCTTCTAGGTGCGCCCGTGGCTGCCCTCGGCTTCACGCTGGCATGGGGTGCACACTGCATGTCGTTCCCGCGCGctcctggccgcgctataaagcccagACGTCATCgtttgcttttcttccttccctctgttttcccgccgccgccgcctcaactccggcgagcttcccTTGCCTCCTCAGTGCAAGATAGCCCTGGAAAAGCAGTGTCCTAGTTTTTCCTGCTCCTTGCGCCTCCAACCGACCTGTTGTTACCACTTGATTTCACCAGGAACCGCCGCTAGcgactcttcttcctcgcggccggcaacctcgaccgaaactccgattcaccgtggccagcatcatctggtgagctgttgcccttgcttgttgtctctacagcttcgtttcgatgctgtagtgcttaatctACTCTTGCTTGGttattttgcccactgcagtcgtcggaacaccgtcgtcgacgaggtccgctccgccgtgatcactgtcatcgtcgaaacgcgtcaccatagcttctccggtctcgctcgttgcttcaacacattcggggtgagccactgatgcttcctgaactctttGTTTCACTGCAACCGGCCTTGTTTCACCAGTGTAATGCTGCCGTGcaaccgcgtccgccatggccgacg belongs to Miscanthus floridulus cultivar M001 chromosome 4, ASM1932011v1, whole genome shotgun sequence and includes:
- the LOC136548742 gene encoding eukaryotic translation initiation factor 5B-like codes for the protein MESPSERWRYGIWLVDQPKRQLLLKALERLCSCGLMAAMVVAAFHHRRVLPLMAQRQRLFKMTPGEPIDGIQLSAITLSDKEVLRQGMRDVRASPLPVPEVAERWAANRAHAEAYKERKDAKKARRKRKSLERDEQEKRRQQQSRKHQAEALALAPHKVLKVSTISTARWVVEVQAAIQRGAASARADPKEPVAQGETTKVAMKQAREEAPTPREAKALELGEVKVPSIAEATEGEVEAPRTSEAEVAEARASRASKAEVVDVGALRTTEAEVVEAGLGAAEPVA